A single genomic interval of Microbacterium sp. BLY harbors:
- a CDS encoding sensor histidine kinase, translating to MNDVVLAAVLGVLGGIALTALLLLARRFARGSADLGSEAEQGALRALHQASLAAPHLRGGLTGPDAVKAARHLRVLLGSAAVAIVGPDDTVTLDGAADGLESAAVRIAAQVRASGRRQVFPSPSRTDDLEAVGAPILVDGETVGVVVAFASPVRAALVRAAEEVADWCAAQVALGGLEASRTQLAEAELRALRAQISPHFIYNALTAIASFITTDPDRARDLVLEFADFTRYSFRRQGEFTTLAEELGSIHSYLELERARFGDRLRVTLQIAPETLATVIPFLSVQPLVENAVRHGLEPGEGGGEIRITSRDDGTHTEILVEDDGVGMDPEGLRALLTARDEGGHVGLRNVDTRLRQVYGSGGGLVVETNAGAGTLVRMRVPKSQPLHDPDDD from the coding sequence ATGAACGACGTCGTCCTCGCCGCGGTCCTCGGCGTGCTCGGCGGCATCGCCCTCACGGCGCTGCTGCTGCTCGCGCGGCGGTTCGCGCGCGGGTCGGCCGATCTCGGCAGTGAGGCGGAGCAGGGGGCGCTGCGGGCGCTGCACCAGGCGAGCCTCGCCGCGCCGCACCTGCGCGGCGGGCTGACCGGTCCGGATGCGGTGAAGGCCGCGCGGCACCTGCGGGTGCTGCTGGGCAGCGCGGCGGTCGCGATCGTCGGTCCGGACGACACGGTCACCCTCGACGGCGCGGCGGACGGGCTCGAATCCGCCGCCGTGCGCATCGCCGCCCAGGTGCGCGCGTCGGGGCGGCGTCAGGTGTTCCCGTCGCCCTCCCGGACGGACGACCTGGAGGCGGTCGGCGCGCCCATCCTCGTCGACGGGGAGACGGTCGGGGTGGTCGTCGCGTTCGCGTCCCCCGTGCGGGCCGCCCTCGTGCGGGCGGCGGAGGAGGTGGCCGACTGGTGTGCGGCGCAGGTCGCCCTCGGTGGGCTCGAGGCCTCGCGCACGCAGCTGGCGGAGGCGGAGCTGCGGGCCCTGCGCGCGCAGATCTCCCCGCACTTCATCTACAACGCGCTGACCGCGATCGCCTCGTTCATCACGACCGATCCCGACCGGGCGCGCGACCTCGTGCTCGAGTTCGCCGACTTCACCCGCTACTCGTTCCGCCGGCAGGGGGAGTTCACCACGCTGGCGGAGGAGCTGGGCAGCATCCACTCGTACCTGGAGCTGGAGCGGGCGCGGTTCGGCGACCGCCTGCGGGTGACGCTGCAGATCGCGCCGGAGACGCTCGCGACGGTCATCCCCTTCCTCTCGGTGCAGCCGCTCGTCGAGAACGCGGTACGGCACGGCCTGGAGCCGGGGGAGGGCGGCGGAGAGATCCGCATCACCTCCCGCGACGACGGCACGCACACCGAGATCCTCGTGGAGGACGACGGTGTCGGCATGGACCCGGAGGGCCTGCGCGCGCTGCTGACAGCGCGCGACGAGGGCGGGCACGTGGGCCTGCGGAACGTCGACACCCGGCTCCGCCAGGTCTATGGCAGCGGGGGCGGTCTGGTCGTCGAGACCAATGCGGGCGCGGGTACCCTGGTGCGCATGCGAGTCCCGAAATCGCAGCCCCTTCATGACCCGGACGACGACTGA
- a CDS encoding S8 family peptidase, translated as MTAAATLATLFIASTATAGFATTGEVTHPVPVGGTPGHYIVIMKADPLASYEGDVKGLKATKPDEGEQLETQSQDAQRYVKHLESEQSTLINDVGVTPDTTYQVVLNGFSADLSGEQVDQLRASKDVLGVYPDEIRHPDAQTSTDYLGLGDDRKGRGGVWQQTGGVKKAGEGVVVGVIDTGIAPEHPSFAGKKLKQQKKQNSRHKGTDPYTDGTYVYFDKSDGGQFRAAMVEGQDWDERDYSTKLIGGQYFFTGARAAGFDFQHDYLSPRDGDGHGSHTASTAAGNFGVDAAVEGVDFGTISGVAPGAKVAAYKACYVGPDTTVTTDDICALSDLVAAIDQAVADGVDVINYSIGGGAASTVMAPEDLAFLNAAAAGVFVATSAGNDGPDPVTADHASPWYTTVAASTIPTWEGTVQFDGFAQAGASVSVPFGESVSGPSIAAVDAAAPGAADAQLCLPGTLDPAKVAGHIVVCDRGGNARAEKSQVVKDAGGIGMVLVNVPGGADSLDNDFHAVPTVHLNAVHREAVLAYVQGGVDRPITLVGENTTGVTTPTPQIAGFSSRGPVLADGTDVLKPDIAAPGVAILAATHNAPGEDPTFGILSGTSMASPHIAGLGALYLGEHPRATPAEIRSALMTTAYDTVLPDGSKNTNPFEQGAGQVDATRYLNPGLLYLNGFKDWAAFLDGKGLSDFPGIDPIDGSDLNQASISIGSLASAQTVTRTVTSTEKGVFTAKASVPGVNVTVTPSQLAFDKPGQTKTFTVTFDSTTAPVEQWATGSLTWTSKKNTVRSPIAVFPVTADAPAEVTGSGVDGSTTVDIVPGLDGDLALGVSGLTPFQLLSDPDNPVEGHSGNENSGDANKDVSWIVDVPEGATLSRFDLDSSDDEGSDLDLTVYRVVSPDDLRYYERWQSATGSADEQVTIPAPTAGTYLVVANVYATTGPMTWDMTYATVLPDGEGAFTATPNPIAAVRGEKTSYELSWSGLTAGTRYLGLVQYGDSAVRTVVTVTTPAAVAPAPAPTPDPTPDPDPTPTPTPDPTPAPTPDPAPIPDPTPTPEADTAG; from the coding sequence ATGACAGCGGCCGCCACCCTGGCCACGCTGTTCATCGCGTCGACGGCAACCGCAGGCTTCGCAACGACCGGGGAGGTGACGCATCCCGTTCCGGTCGGCGGCACCCCCGGGCACTACATCGTGATCATGAAAGCCGATCCCCTCGCCAGCTACGAAGGCGACGTCAAGGGACTCAAGGCGACGAAGCCCGACGAGGGCGAGCAGCTCGAGACGCAGTCGCAGGACGCGCAGCGCTACGTCAAGCACCTCGAGTCCGAGCAGTCCACCCTCATCAACGACGTCGGCGTCACGCCGGACACGACCTACCAGGTCGTGCTCAACGGATTCAGCGCCGACCTCTCGGGCGAGCAGGTGGACCAGCTCCGCGCCTCGAAGGACGTCCTCGGGGTGTATCCCGACGAGATCCGTCACCCCGATGCGCAGACCTCCACCGACTACCTCGGCCTCGGCGACGACCGCAAGGGCCGCGGCGGGGTGTGGCAGCAGACCGGAGGAGTGAAGAAGGCCGGCGAGGGCGTCGTGGTCGGCGTGATCGACACCGGCATCGCTCCCGAGCACCCCTCGTTCGCGGGCAAGAAGCTCAAGCAGCAGAAGAAGCAGAACAGCCGGCACAAGGGCACCGACCCGTATACCGACGGCACCTACGTGTACTTCGACAAGTCCGACGGCGGGCAGTTCCGTGCCGCGATGGTCGAGGGCCAGGACTGGGACGAGCGGGACTATTCGACCAAGCTCATCGGCGGACAGTACTTCTTCACGGGAGCCCGGGCCGCCGGGTTCGACTTCCAGCACGACTACCTGTCGCCGCGCGACGGCGACGGCCACGGCTCGCACACGGCGAGCACCGCCGCCGGCAACTTCGGAGTGGACGCCGCGGTGGAGGGCGTCGACTTCGGGACGATCTCGGGCGTCGCCCCCGGCGCGAAGGTCGCGGCCTACAAGGCCTGCTACGTCGGGCCGGACACGACCGTGACCACCGATGACATCTGCGCGCTGAGCGACCTCGTGGCCGCGATCGACCAGGCCGTCGCCGACGGCGTCGACGTGATCAACTACTCGATCGGCGGCGGCGCCGCGAGCACCGTGATGGCTCCGGAGGACCTGGCGTTCCTCAACGCCGCCGCCGCCGGCGTCTTCGTCGCGACCAGTGCCGGCAACGACGGCCCCGATCCGGTCACCGCCGACCACGCGTCGCCGTGGTACACGACGGTCGCCGCCTCCACCATCCCGACGTGGGAGGGGACCGTGCAGTTCGACGGCTTCGCGCAGGCCGGGGCCTCGGTGAGCGTGCCGTTCGGCGAGAGCGTCTCTGGGCCCTCCATCGCCGCGGTGGATGCCGCCGCGCCCGGTGCGGCGGATGCGCAGCTGTGCCTGCCGGGCACGCTCGATCCGGCGAAGGTCGCCGGACACATCGTCGTCTGCGACCGCGGCGGCAACGCCCGCGCCGAGAAGTCCCAGGTCGTGAAGGACGCCGGGGGCATCGGCATGGTGCTGGTGAACGTGCCCGGTGGTGCGGACTCCCTCGACAACGACTTCCACGCGGTGCCGACCGTGCACCTGAACGCCGTGCACCGGGAAGCCGTGCTCGCGTACGTGCAGGGCGGCGTCGATCGGCCGATCACCCTCGTGGGCGAGAACACCACCGGTGTGACCACGCCGACGCCGCAGATCGCGGGCTTCTCGAGCCGAGGGCCGGTCCTGGCCGACGGCACAGACGTCCTCAAGCCGGACATCGCCGCTCCGGGCGTCGCGATCCTCGCCGCGACGCACAACGCGCCGGGCGAGGACCCGACCTTCGGAATCCTCTCCGGGACGTCGATGGCCTCCCCGCACATCGCCGGCCTCGGCGCGCTGTACCTGGGGGAGCACCCGCGGGCCACCCCGGCGGAGATCCGGTCGGCCCTGATGACCACCGCGTACGACACCGTGCTCCCCGACGGCTCGAAGAACACGAACCCGTTCGAGCAGGGTGCCGGACAGGTCGACGCGACGCGCTACCTGAACCCCGGGCTGCTGTACCTCAACGGCTTCAAGGACTGGGCGGCGTTCCTCGACGGGAAGGGGCTGTCGGACTTCCCCGGCATCGACCCCATCGACGGCAGCGACCTGAACCAGGCGTCGATCTCGATCGGCTCCCTGGCCAGCGCGCAGACCGTCACCCGCACCGTCACGTCGACCGAGAAGGGCGTGTTCACCGCGAAGGCGTCCGTCCCTGGTGTGAACGTCACCGTCACTCCGTCTCAGCTCGCCTTCGACAAGCCGGGGCAGACGAAGACCTTCACGGTCACGTTCGACAGCACCACCGCGCCGGTCGAGCAGTGGGCCACGGGTTCGCTCACCTGGACGAGCAAGAAGAACACGGTGCGCTCGCCGATCGCGGTGTTCCCGGTCACGGCGGATGCCCCGGCCGAGGTCACCGGCAGCGGCGTCGACGGCAGCACGACGGTGGACATCGTCCCCGGCCTCGACGGCGACCTGGCGCTGGGCGTCTCCGGTCTCACCCCGTTCCAGCTGCTCAGCGACCCGGACAACCCGGTCGAGGGGCACTCCGGGAACGAGAACTCGGGCGACGCGAACAAGGACGTGTCCTGGATCGTCGACGTGCCGGAGGGCGCCACGCTCTCCCGGTTCGACCTCGACTCCTCGGACGACGAGGGCAGCGATCTCGACCTCACCGTCTACCGGGTCGTGAGCCCCGACGACCTGCGCTATTACGAGCGCTGGCAGTCGGCGACGGGCTCGGCCGACGAGCAGGTGACGATCCCCGCACCGACCGCCGGCACGTACCTGGTCGTGGCGAACGTGTACGCGACCACCGGGCCGATGACGTGGGACATGACCTACGCCACCGTGCTCCCGGACGGGGAGGGGGCGTTCACCGCCACGCCGAATCCGATCGCCGCGGTCCGCGGGGAGAAGACGAGCTACGAGCTGAGCTGGTCCGGCCTGACCGCCGGCACCCGCTACCTCGGACTCGTCCAGTACGGCGACTCGGCTGTGCGCACCGTGGTGACGGTCACGACACCCGCGGCCGTCGCCCCGGCCCCCGCGCCGACCCCGGACCCGACCCCGGATCCGGATCCGACGCCGACTCCGACCCCGGACCCGACTCCGGCCCCGACGCCGGATCCGGCTCCGATCCCGGACCCGACCCCGACCCCGGAGGCCGACACCGCCGGCTGA
- a CDS encoding YbdD/YjiX family protein: MTHAMDRTDAATSPLRALWSALGRVGRGIRWYMTTLMGDTAYATYVAHHRRHHPDEEPLTERQFWRQRMDDQDRNPGARCC; the protein is encoded by the coding sequence ATGACCCACGCGATGGATCGGACGGATGCCGCGACCTCCCCGCTGCGGGCGCTGTGGAGCGCCCTCGGCCGGGTCGGCCGCGGCATCCGCTGGTACATGACGACGCTGATGGGCGACACCGCGTACGCCACGTACGTCGCCCATCACCGGCGGCATCATCCGGACGAGGAGCCGCTGACGGAGCGGCAGTTCTGGCGTCAGCGGATGGACGACCAGGACCGCAATCCCGGTGCCCGCTGCTGCTGA
- a CDS encoding carbon starvation CstA family protein → MTAPSSRRRDGAGLVDDEPVIETDPNLPPVALSAEHEAKSRRWTLPKILLWTAIALLGGVAWVMLAIVRGETVNAIWFVFAAVCTYLIGYRFYSKVIERYITRPDDRRATPAEVKQDGKDYVPTDRRVLYGHHFAAIAGAGPLVGPVLAAQMGYLPGTIWIIVGVVLAGAVQDYTVLFFSMRRGGRTIGQMARQELGKIGGTAAIIASLLIMLIIVAILALVVVNALGESPWGVFSVAMTIPIALFMGVYLRYLRPGKVTEVSIIGFVLLMAAIIGGGWVAGTEWGQAIFHLDRTTIAWGIIVYGFIAAVLPVWLLLAPRDYLSTFMKIGVIVMLAGAIVLVRPEISVPAVSIFGENGMGPVFAGPLFPFLFVTIACGALSGFHALIASGTTPKLVEKERQTRFIGYGGMLMESFVAIMALVAAISIDQGIYFAMNAPAAATGGTVEGAVAFVNSLGLTGVNLTPDMLTGTAAAVGEESIVSRTGGAPTLALGLAHIMQQALGGQALMAFWYHFAIMFEALFILTAVDAGTRVARFMLQDSIGAWFPKFRDVSWRPGVWICTAIMVAGWGAILILGVTDPLGGINTFFPLFGIANQLLAAIALAVVLAIVAKRGRSYFRWLWIIALPLAFTAVVTITASLYKIFSPVPAIGYWANHFRYLEALNSGDTALGEPEVLQAVIRNTAVQGTLSIIFVVLAIIVIVMAVIATVKAIRNGGGENTEDPPVPSRRFAPAGFLPDAEERELEKQWEPILAEERAAARH, encoded by the coding sequence ATGACCGCACCTTCGTCGCGCCGCCGCGACGGCGCCGGACTCGTCGACGACGAGCCCGTCATCGAGACCGACCCGAACCTCCCACCCGTCGCCCTCTCCGCGGAGCACGAGGCGAAGAGCCGCCGCTGGACCCTGCCGAAGATCCTGCTGTGGACGGCCATCGCCCTCCTCGGCGGTGTCGCCTGGGTGATGCTCGCCATCGTGCGCGGCGAGACCGTGAACGCGATCTGGTTCGTGTTCGCCGCCGTCTGCACCTACCTGATCGGCTACCGCTTCTACTCCAAGGTCATCGAGCGGTACATCACCCGCCCCGACGACCGCCGCGCCACGCCCGCGGAGGTGAAGCAGGACGGCAAGGACTACGTCCCCACCGACCGGCGGGTGCTCTACGGACACCACTTCGCCGCCATCGCCGGCGCCGGACCGCTCGTGGGCCCCGTGCTCGCGGCGCAGATGGGCTACCTCCCCGGCACCATCTGGATCATCGTGGGCGTCGTGCTCGCGGGAGCCGTGCAGGACTACACGGTGCTCTTCTTCTCGATGCGGCGCGGCGGCCGGACCATCGGCCAGATGGCGCGGCAGGAGCTCGGCAAGATCGGCGGCACCGCGGCGATCATCGCCTCGCTGCTCATCATGCTCATCATCGTCGCGATCCTCGCGCTCGTCGTCGTCAACGCCCTCGGTGAGAGCCCGTGGGGCGTCTTCTCCGTCGCGATGACCATCCCGATCGCCCTCTTCATGGGCGTGTACCTCCGCTATCTGCGCCCCGGCAAGGTGACCGAGGTCTCGATCATCGGCTTCGTGCTGCTCATGGCCGCGATCATCGGCGGCGGCTGGGTGGCCGGCACCGAGTGGGGCCAGGCGATCTTCCACCTCGACCGCACCACGATCGCGTGGGGCATCATCGTCTACGGCTTCATCGCCGCGGTGCTGCCGGTCTGGCTGCTGCTCGCGCCCCGCGACTACCTCTCCACGTTCATGAAGATCGGCGTCATCGTGATGCTCGCCGGCGCGATCGTGCTCGTGCGTCCGGAGATCTCGGTCCCCGCGGTCAGCATCTTCGGTGAGAACGGCATGGGGCCGGTGTTCGCGGGTCCGCTCTTCCCGTTCCTCTTCGTCACCATCGCGTGCGGCGCGTTGTCCGGATTCCACGCGCTGATCGCGTCGGGCACCACGCCGAAGCTGGTGGAGAAGGAGCGCCAGACCCGCTTCATCGGGTACGGCGGCATGCTCATGGAGTCGTTCGTCGCGATCATGGCCCTCGTCGCCGCGATCTCGATCGACCAGGGCATCTACTTCGCCATGAACGCCCCGGCCGCCGCGACCGGCGGCACCGTGGAGGGCGCGGTCGCCTTCGTGAACTCGCTCGGCCTGACCGGGGTGAACCTCACCCCCGACATGCTCACCGGCACGGCGGCGGCGGTCGGCGAGGAGTCGATCGTCTCGCGTACCGGTGGTGCGCCGACACTCGCGCTCGGCCTCGCGCACATCATGCAGCAGGCCCTCGGCGGGCAAGCGCTCATGGCGTTCTGGTACCACTTCGCGATCATGTTCGAGGCCCTGTTCATCCTCACGGCGGTCGACGCCGGCACCCGGGTCGCGCGCTTCATGCTGCAGGACTCGATCGGCGCCTGGTTCCCGAAGTTCCGCGACGTCTCCTGGCGTCCCGGGGTGTGGATCTGCACCGCGATCATGGTGGCCGGCTGGGGAGCGATCCTCATCCTCGGCGTCACCGACCCGCTCGGCGGCATCAACACCTTCTTCCCGTTGTTCGGCATCGCGAACCAGCTGCTCGCGGCGATCGCGCTCGCCGTGGTGCTGGCCATCGTCGCCAAGCGCGGGCGCAGCTACTTCCGGTGGCTGTGGATCATCGCGCTGCCGCTCGCCTTCACCGCTGTGGTCACCATCACGGCATCGCTCTACAAGATCTTCTCGCCGGTGCCGGCGATCGGATACTGGGCGAACCACTTCCGCTACCTGGAGGCACTGAACTCCGGTGACACCGCGCTCGGCGAACCGGAGGTGCTGCAGGCCGTCATCCGCAACACCGCGGTGCAGGGAACGCTGTCGATCATCTTCGTGGTGCTCGCGATCATCGTCATCGTCATGGCTGTCATCGCGACGGTGAAGGCGATCCGCAACGGCGGCGGCGAGAACACGGAAGACCCGCCGGTGCCGTCGCGTCGCTTCGCCCCCGCCGGGTTCCTCCCCGACGCGGAGGAGCGCGAGCTGGAGAAGCAGTGGGAGCCGATCCTCGCCGAGGAGCGCGCGGCGGCGCGGCACTGA
- a CDS encoding ECF transporter S component, translated as MARSSVLSTRVLLICAAIGVATGILGGIAGWVTPVLLASPLLFLYGLVLGSHVLPGIIAQEVLRLPFVALITHVFAALIASAFNPAWSLRFVGTALLFGLIQEGVAALTRYRSWGAWRFFVSAVVIGIVVAVVVFFAANLAVMPLWAQLLYLTISVLGPVAWTAIGLAIGSALRTAGVVRR; from the coding sequence GTGGCCCGCTCCTCCGTCCTGTCGACCAGAGTGCTGCTCATCTGCGCAGCGATCGGCGTCGCCACGGGCATCCTCGGCGGCATCGCCGGATGGGTCACGCCCGTCCTGCTCGCGAGTCCGCTGCTGTTCCTCTACGGCCTCGTGCTCGGCTCGCACGTCCTCCCGGGCATCATCGCGCAGGAGGTGCTGCGGCTGCCGTTCGTGGCCCTCATCACGCACGTGTTCGCGGCCCTCATCGCGAGCGCGTTCAACCCGGCCTGGTCGCTGCGATTCGTCGGCACGGCCCTGCTGTTCGGTCTCATCCAGGAGGGCGTCGCCGCCCTCACCCGCTACCGGTCGTGGGGCGCGTGGCGCTTCTTCGTCTCGGCGGTCGTCATCGGCATCGTGGTCGCGGTCGTGGTGTTCTTCGCCGCGAACCTCGCGGTCATGCCGCTGTGGGCCCAGCTGCTGTACCTGACGATCTCCGTCCTGGGCCCGGTGGCCTGGACCGCGATCGGCCTCGCCATCGGCTCCGCGCTGCGCACCGCCGGCGTCGTCCGCCGCTGA